The DNA sequence AAGTTGATTGCATTCAAAAATTTTGACGGAATAATTTTGTAGTATATCGAAAAGTATTATATTTGCAACCTCAAACGGTGATTGTAGCTCAGTTGGTTAGAGCGCCGGATTGTGGTTCCGGAGGTCGGGGGTTCGAGACCCCTCATTCACCCAAAGTCAAAACGCATTGATTATCAATGCGTTTTTTCGATTTCCACCATTTCTGAAAATCGAAATCTACCGTTTAAAGCAAAAAAAAGCATCCAAAAATATTGAATGCTTTTTTATTTTTTATCGGCGAGTAATTAGATTTCCTCGTCAGATTCAATTGTAAATGATTTCGATTTGAAATCTTTGTCATGTTTTTCAGAAATAACGTCTTCCCCTTTTTGACCGATGATGAAATCTGTTGAGTCTTTAAACATTTCTTCGAAACTTTTAAAATCTTCTTTATACAGATAAATTTTATGTTTTTCAAAAGATGCTTCTCCATTTTCACCAAAGTTCTTTTTACTTTCGGTAATCGTTAAATAATAATCTCCCGCTTTGGTTTCGCGCACATCAAAGAAATAGGTTCTTCTTCCTGCCTTTAATACCTTTGTGAAAATTTCGTTTTCGTGGCGTTCCTTGTAATCACTCATTTGTAGCTATTTTTCAAATCTTGTGTAACAAATATAAAAGATTTCTTTTAATTGGGGAATTTATTTCTAATTATTTACGAAAAAAAGCGCTTTATCAATAAGGAAATCAGCAATTAGTTAACGTTGTCGTTTTCTATAGGGGTGAGATTCAATATTTTATCGGCACGTTTAGCGCTGCTTTCACGGTGAGTGATAATGATTGAAGTACAGTTTTTGATTTCATTTTCAATGTTTTGCAGGATGTTTTCTTCGGTTTCAGTGTCCAAAGCCGATAATGAATCATCAAAAATTAAAACAGAAGGTTCCTTAATTAAAGCTCTGGCAATACAAATTCTCTGTTTCTGTCCACCGGAAAGCATGACTCCACGTTCACCAACCATCGTTTTGTATTGATCTTTGAAGTCGATGATGTTTTTATGAACATCTGCTTTCTTAGAAAATTCTTCGACCAGTTTATGCGAAGGTTTGTCGATGGCAAATCCAATATTATTTTCAATGGTGTCAGAGAAAAGAAAACTTTCCTGAGGAATATAACCAATAAATTTGCGATAGTTTTCTAAGTTGTGATCTTTCAAATTTTTTCCGTCAATCAGAATTTCTCCTTCTGTTGGATCGATTAATCTACAAAGTAAAAGAGCGATGGTGGATTTTCCACTTCCGGTTTTTCCCATGATTGCTAATGATTTTCCAGCTTCAATTTTGAAACTTAAATTGTCAAGAGCTTTAATTCCTGTATTTGGGTAAACGTACGATACATTTCTAAATTCAATATCTCCTTTAATTGGATAGACTTCATTACTTGTATTAATGATATCACTTTTCATATCAAGGAATTCATTGATTCTCGCCATTGACGCTTCTGCTCTCTGATTTACAGAAGTTACCCAGCCAACCATTGAAAATGGAAATATTAAGATATTGATGTATAAAAAGAAATCTGCAATCTTCCCGACAGAAAGTTCATTTGCCATATATTTCTGACCTCCGACTAATAAAATTACCACATTTAATAAACCAATTACAAATAGGATAATAGTAAAAAAGTAGGCTTCTGTTTTTGCGAGATCCAAAGATTTATCCTGATAATCTTTTACTTTCGTTCCGTAACTTTTTTCAATATAACTTTCTTTAGCAAAAAATTTAACCACGCGAATTCCCGAAAAACTGTCCTGAACAAAAGTCGAAATCGCAGACTGACTTTTCTGCATGATTTTCGATTTTTTATTAATGATAGAACTTACTTTATAAATAAGGAAAGAAAGAATAGGTAAGGGAAGAAGTGACCACAAAGTCATTTCTACATTGGTGTTGAGCATGTAAATACTCGTAATGATCAATAGGATTAATAAATTGGCGACGTACATCACCCCCGGACCGAGATACATTCTAACCGCAACTACGTCTTCACTTAGACGATTCATTAAGTCACCGATAGTCGTTTTTTTAAAGTCCGTTAAAGACAACTCCTGATAGTGATTGTAAATTTTATTCTTCAGTTCGTATTCGATTCCTCTGGAGGCAACAATGATGGTTTGACGCATCATAAAAGTAAAGAATCCCGTTAATAATGACGATCCTACAATGATGGCAACATAAATTAAAACCTGTTTGTTAAAGCCTAAACTATTAGTATTTGAAATTTCATCCACCGATTTTCCAACAAACTGAACTTTAAAAATGTTAAAGAAATTACTGGCAATAATGAAGAGGAAGCCATAAAACAATAGGTTTCTATGTTTCCAGAAATAGGGATTAAGTGTTTTTAGTGCGTTCATAAATCTTAAGGTTTTTAGCGGATTGATTGCTTCTAAACCTGTGCAAAAATAAGAAATAGAAATTTGATTTTTTTTAGAATTTATAAATATCTGATGCTTTTGTATGATAGAAATAGATAACTCTTTCATATAAATTATATCTTATAAGTCTCAACTTGCTACAATTTTATTATCTTTGCACGCATAAAAGCTCTTTGAAATGTTAGGAAGAAGACAAATCCGTGAAAAGGTAATAGAATCGTTGTATTCATATTACCAAAATCCCATTAAATTCGATGTGTTAGAGAAGAATATGTTCTCAGAAATCGATAAAATCTATCATCTTTACATTTACCAACTTAATTTTTTGGTGGCTCTGAAAGATCTAGCAGAACGTCAAATCGAAATCGGTAAGAATAAATACATTCAAACTGATAAAGAAACCAATCCCAACCAAAAATTCATCAACAATCAAGTTTTAATCAAATTAGAAGAAAATGAGGAGCGCCTTTCATTTACTTCTAAGAATCAGGATTTAAAATGGGATCTGTATGATGATTTGTTAGTGAAAACGTTTCAGAGAATGTCGGCTGGTAAGAGATATCAAGATTTTATGAAAGAAGAAGGACATTCTTTCGAAGCTGACCAGAAATTTATCGGGAAATTATTTTTAAGATATATCGCTGAAAATGAAGATTTTCATGATCATCTTGAAGGAAAAGAATTGAGTTGGGCAGATGATTTCCATATCTCCAATTCGATGATTCAAAAAACGATTGGTTTCTTTAAAGAAAATGAACCAAGTCATACTTTAATTAAAATGATTAAAGATGAAC is a window from the Kaistella flava (ex Peng et al. 2021) genome containing:
- a CDS encoding DUF3276 family protein, whose protein sequence is MSDYKERHENEIFTKVLKAGRRTYFFDVRETKAGDYYLTITESKKNFGENGEASFEKHKIYLYKEDFKSFEEMFKDSTDFIIGQKGEDVISEKHDKDFKSKSFTIESDEEI
- a CDS encoding ABC transporter ATP-binding protein; this translates as MNALKTLNPYFWKHRNLLFYGFLFIIASNFFNIFKVQFVGKSVDEISNTNSLGFNKQVLIYVAIIVGSSLLTGFFTFMMRQTIIVASRGIEYELKNKIYNHYQELSLTDFKKTTIGDLMNRLSEDVVAVRMYLGPGVMYVANLLILLIITSIYMLNTNVEMTLWSLLPLPILSFLIYKVSSIINKKSKIMQKSQSAISTFVQDSFSGIRVVKFFAKESYIEKSYGTKVKDYQDKSLDLAKTEAYFFTIILFVIGLLNVVILLVGGQKYMANELSVGKIADFFLYINILIFPFSMVGWVTSVNQRAEASMARINEFLDMKSDIINTSNEVYPIKGDIEFRNVSYVYPNTGIKALDNLSFKIEAGKSLAIMGKTGSGKSTIALLLCRLIDPTEGEILIDGKNLKDHNLENYRKFIGYIPQESFLFSDTIENNIGFAIDKPSHKLVEEFSKKADVHKNIIDFKDQYKTMVGERGVMLSGGQKQRICIARALIKEPSVLIFDDSLSALDTETEENILQNIENEIKNCTSIIITHRESSAKRADKILNLTPIENDNVN
- the nusB gene encoding transcription antitermination factor NusB, with translation MLGRRQIREKVIESLYSYYQNPIKFDVLEKNMFSEIDKIYHLYIYQLNFLVALKDLAERQIEIGKNKYIQTDKETNPNQKFINNQVLIKLEENEERLSFTSKNQDLKWDLYDDLLVKTFQRMSAGKRYQDFMKEEGHSFEADQKFIGKLFLRYIAENEDFHDHLEGKELSWADDFHISNSMIQKTIGFFKENEPSHTLIKMIKDEQDREFARKLLKESLNHWDENEKKLEGRLDNWDLDRVALLDKIILIAAITELDYFPLTPGRVIINEYIEISKVFSTDRSNIFINGILDKYTKDLNRS